The genomic interval ATGCAAGCTGATAGTGCCCGTAGAGTTGAGGTTGGAAATCGACCAAACTTTGCAGGGGTTTGCGGATGCTTGCAACCAGATTTTGGAGGTTGCCAAGCGAGAGAACTGCTGGAACACCACTAAGCTTCACCACCAGGTTTATAAGAGTGTCAGAGAGGCGACTGGCCTCAAAGCAAACCATGTTTGCCAAGCCATTCGACGAG from Trichocoleus desertorum ATA4-8-CV12 carries:
- a CDS encoding transposase, producing the protein MTQSLSVKCKLIVPVELRLEIDQTLQGFADACNQILEVAKRENCWNTTKLHHQVYKSVREATGLKANHVCQAIRR